A region of Saccharococcus thermophilus DNA encodes the following proteins:
- the trmB gene encoding tRNA (guanosine(46)-N7)-methyltransferase TrmB codes for MRLRNKPWAKEKIASYPHYVIPHPEQYKGRWKEVFGNDQPIHIEIGTGKGKFITEMAKLHPHINYIGIELYPSVLVSALDKLIENELPNVRLLNVNAKDLTNFFAEGEIERIYLNFSDPWPKKRHEKRRLTYRAFLELYERILVDEGEIHLKTDNQGFFEYSLVSFSQYGLVLTYVSLDLHHSDFTGNVMTEYEEKFAAKGNRIYRCEAKYPPKHRLT; via the coding sequence ATGCGTTTACGTAACAAACCATGGGCCAAAGAAAAAATTGCTTCTTATCCACATTATGTGATTCCTCATCCGGAACAATATAAAGGGAGATGGAAAGAAGTATTTGGAAATGATCAACCCATCCATATTGAAATTGGTACTGGCAAAGGGAAATTTATCACTGAAATGGCCAAATTACATCCCCATATTAATTATATCGGCATTGAGTTATATCCGAGCGTGCTTGTCTCCGCACTCGATAAACTCATCGAAAATGAACTGCCCAATGTACGGTTATTAAATGTCAATGCGAAAGATTTGACGAATTTTTTTGCCGAAGGGGAAATCGAGCGCATTTATTTAAACTTTTCCGATCCATGGCCGAAGAAACGGCATGAAAAACGACGGCTAACTTATCGGGCTTTTTTGGAACTGTATGAAAGAATATTGGTGGATGAGGGAGAAATTCATTTAAAAACGGATAATCAAGGCTTTTTTGAATATTCGCTTGTAAGCTTTTCCCAATATGGCTTAGTGCTGACATATGTCAGTTTAGATTTGCATCATAGTGATTTTACTGGAAATGTGATGACCGAATACGAAGAAAAATTTGCGGCAAAAGGGAACCGTATTTACCGATGTGAAGCAAAATATCCGCCGAAGCATCGCTTGACGTAA
- a CDS encoding YtzH-like family protein has translation MPLDHQHQITILKDILSEHQADCCGTVSECEQIERLVKSLLGNEQVHPQIKSILPDIYTYGQNGKYSADLNSHILSHQQQLSDWVNQLT, from the coding sequence TTGCCACTAGATCATCAGCATCAGATCACCATATTAAAAGACATTTTATCGGAACACCAAGCCGACTGCTGCGGCACCGTTTCCGAATGCGAACAAATTGAGAGGCTTGTCAAATCATTGCTGGGAAATGAACAAGTGCATCCGCAAATCAAAAGCATCCTTCCTGATATTTACACATATGGGCAAAACGGAAAATACAGCGCTGATTTAAACTCGCACATTTTATCCCATCAGCAACAATTATCGGACTGGGTCAACCAGCTTACGTAG
- a CDS encoding phosphotransferase family protein codes for MEQLLGKEWDITPAGGATGDAYFAEYEGRKLFLKRNSSPFLAVLSAEGIVPKLVWTKRLENGDVFTAQQWLNGRELKPHEMGSEQVASLLRKIHRSKDLVIMLKRLGKTPLRPEMMLETIKEYFVRHTFANPFIDQAFHWLEQHLSSLQCDEYVVCHCDINHNNWLLAEDGKLYLIDWDGAMIADPAIDIGMLLYSYISEEKWEEWLELYGLELTDSLRLRMKWYTIAQTLYSLIWQKKKNAEKEMQQSLHFLRKLVDPVR; via the coding sequence TTGGAACAGTTACTAGGGAAGGAGTGGGACATCACTCCGGCTGGCGGCGCAACGGGAGATGCATATTTTGCGGAATATGAAGGGAGAAAGTTATTTTTAAAACGGAATTCTTCCCCATTTCTTGCGGTTTTGTCAGCGGAGGGAATCGTCCCGAAATTAGTTTGGACGAAACGATTGGAAAATGGGGATGTGTTTACCGCTCAACAGTGGCTGAACGGCAGAGAATTAAAGCCGCATGAGATGGGAAGTGAACAAGTGGCGAGCTTATTGCGCAAAATTCACCGTTCCAAAGACTTAGTGATCATGCTGAAGCGGCTCGGCAAAACTCCGTTGCGGCCAGAAATGATGTTGGAGACAATAAAAGAATACTTTGTTCGTCATACGTTTGCCAATCCATTCATCGATCAAGCGTTCCATTGGCTCGAACAGCACCTATCTTCCTTGCAATGTGATGAATATGTGGTGTGTCACTGCGATATTAACCATAACAATTGGCTGCTTGCCGAAGATGGCAAACTGTATTTAATTGATTGGGATGGCGCGATGATCGCCGATCCCGCCATTGATATAGGCATGCTCCTTTACTCCTATATTTCGGAAGAAAAATGGGAAGAATGGCTGGAGCTTTATGGATTGGAACTAACCGATAGCCTACGTCTGCGCATGAAATGGTATACGATCGCGCAAACGCTTTATTCGCTTATATGGCAAAAGAAAAAAAATGCGGAAAAGGAAATGCAACAGTCGCTGCATTTCCTACGTAAGCTGGTTGACCCAGTCCGATAA
- the pulA gene encoding type I pullulanase: protein MLDINRKFAAYLDAMNMVTVLVPKSHCNGEMQTFTLETPYGERHPLAIERKTDLGENVKYECLCTIPIEIGREYLLYDDQGEATDLQIGAVVRTAAFDDRFFYDGDLGVVYTKEKTTFRVWAPTATDVKVKLVNPKTSEVDDMPLERMEKGVWTTTVYGDLEGTYYTYAVCVNKIWREAVDPYAVAVSINGEYGVIVDLEKTRTEKPPLPPLSSPADAIIYEMHIRDFTIHPDSGVVHKGKYLGLTESDTKGPNHTTTGLSYLKELGITHVELLPFNDFAGVDERDPLRQYNWGYNPVHHNAPEGSYATDPTDPYARICELKRAIHTLQEYGIRVIMDVVYNHVYMREQSSFEKIVPGYYFRYDEYGNPTNGTGVGNDIASERKMVRKWIVDSVRFWAEEYHVDGFRFDLMGILDVETMKTVRETLDALDPSILVFGEGWDLPTPLPSEQKATMYNAERLPRIGYFNDYFRDSVKGNTFQLLDRGFALGNCDDREKVKVAISGSIRKKGGMFLHPLQTVNYVECHDNHTFWDKMEAANSHENEQTRKKRQKLATAIVLLSQGIPFLHSGQEFYRTKQGIDNSYNAPDSINQIDWVRKSEHEDDIRYIQGLIQLRKSHRAFRFSTDAEVNHHLFFLEPMPLSVIAYHLRGVEQYGPWRDIIVIHHNQEEKQDVFLPDEDKWHVLCGGVRSGTAPMFSVQKKISVDGIGTWVLVK, encoded by the coding sequence TTGCTTGATATAAACCGGAAATTTGCCGCATATTTAGATGCGATGAATATGGTGACGGTGTTAGTGCCGAAATCGCATTGCAATGGAGAAATGCAAACATTTACGTTAGAAACGCCATACGGGGAGCGGCATCCTTTAGCCATAGAGAGAAAAACAGATTTAGGGGAAAACGTGAAATACGAATGTTTATGTACGATTCCGATTGAAATAGGAAGGGAATATCTTCTTTATGATGATCAAGGAGAAGCGACCGATTTACAAATTGGCGCGGTCGTGCGGACAGCGGCGTTTGATGACCGATTTTTTTATGACGGCGATTTAGGCGTAGTGTATACCAAGGAGAAAACGACTTTCCGCGTTTGGGCGCCGACGGCGACAGATGTAAAAGTAAAGCTAGTCAACCCGAAAACAAGCGAAGTGGATGATATGCCGCTAGAACGAATGGAAAAAGGGGTATGGACGACAACTGTATACGGCGATTTGGAAGGGACGTATTACACTTATGCCGTATGTGTAAACAAAATTTGGCGCGAAGCGGTGGATCCGTATGCGGTGGCCGTCTCTATCAACGGGGAGTATGGAGTGATTGTCGATTTAGAGAAGACACGAACGGAAAAGCCGCCTCTCCCTCCGCTTTCTTCACCGGCTGACGCGATTATTTACGAAATGCATATTCGCGATTTTACCATTCATCCGGACAGCGGCGTAGTTCATAAAGGAAAATATTTAGGATTGACCGAATCCGATACAAAGGGGCCAAATCATACGACAACCGGACTTTCTTATTTAAAAGAGTTGGGAATCACGCATGTCGAACTGCTTCCATTTAACGATTTTGCCGGGGTAGATGAACGCGACCCGCTGCGGCAATATAACTGGGGCTACAATCCGGTTCATCATAATGCACCGGAAGGAAGCTATGCGACCGATCCAACGGACCCGTATGCGCGCATCTGCGAGTTGAAACGAGCGATTCATACGCTGCAGGAATACGGCATCCGCGTCATTATGGATGTGGTCTACAACCATGTTTATATGCGGGAGCAGTCTTCCTTCGAGAAAATCGTTCCCGGATATTACTTCCGTTATGATGAGTACGGCAATCCTACTAATGGCACTGGAGTTGGAAATGATATTGCTTCTGAACGGAAAATGGTGCGAAAATGGATCGTCGACTCGGTTCGTTTTTGGGCAGAGGAGTACCATGTCGATGGATTCCGTTTCGATTTGATGGGAATTTTAGATGTAGAAACAATGAAAACGGTTCGCGAAACGCTCGATGCGCTAGACCCGTCCATTCTCGTATTTGGAGAAGGCTGGGATTTGCCGACACCGCTTCCGTCCGAGCAAAAAGCAACGATGTATAATGCCGAACGGCTGCCGCGCATCGGCTATTTTAACGATTATTTTCGCGATAGTGTCAAAGGAAACACATTTCAGCTGCTTGACAGAGGATTCGCCCTTGGCAATTGCGATGATCGCGAAAAGGTGAAAGTGGCAATTAGCGGAAGCATCCGCAAAAAAGGTGGAATGTTTCTTCATCCATTGCAAACCGTTAATTATGTCGAATGTCATGATAACCATACGTTTTGGGATAAAATGGAGGCGGCGAACAGCCATGAAAATGAACAAACGCGGAAGAAACGGCAAAAATTAGCGACCGCGATCGTTCTGCTCTCGCAAGGAATTCCATTTTTGCATAGCGGACAGGAGTTTTACCGAACGAAACAAGGAATAGACAACAGCTATAACGCTCCTGATTCGATTAATCAAATCGACTGGGTCCGAAAGAGCGAGCATGAAGATGATATTCGCTATATTCAAGGATTGATTCAACTGCGGAAATCCCATCGCGCATTTCGATTTTCTACTGACGCGGAAGTAAACCATCATCTTTTTTTTCTGGAACCGATGCCTTTATCTGTAATCGCTTATCATCTTCGCGGTGTGGAGCAATATGGGCCTTGGCGTGATATTATTGTCATTCACCATAACCAAGAGGAAAAGCAAGATGTGTTTCTCCCCGATGAAGATAAATGGCATGTGCTTTGCGGCGGGGTTCGCAGTGGAACGGCGCCGATGTTTTCCGTGCAGAAAAAAATAAGCGTCGATGGGATCGGAACGTGGGTGCTTGTGAAATAA
- a CDS encoding NERD domain-containing protein yields MGQLIKLQDYISRYENDVYHYATEFIRLKKKQWEQTKEQWKTSRKNDASPVLEETWEWLVEKPTLLERVKKWFRRSSVSEDDADILIDDKNDIVMEAANIDELKVLFLEDIFHMQLKWASSTVWYESNVHPKFYHEETLKYFLQRFPDTYLCLYKPVFLVKSAPVELDVLLLSPTTTWCLTFVEGEADNIIIASADRFWTEMTKKGEKKRINPVISLQRMEKIVVGIYKQYDIDFPVKKAVINRYGYIDGHPSLHHVQCIDKRNYERWFSMLRGLTLPLKHVQLKAAASLLRHCYSHYDIRTAWNTDEEKV; encoded by the coding sequence GTGGGTCAATTAATCAAGTTGCAAGACTATATTTCCCGGTATGAAAACGATGTGTATCACTATGCGACTGAATTTATTCGATTAAAGAAAAAACAGTGGGAGCAAACAAAAGAACAGTGGAAAACCAGCAGAAAAAACGATGCTTCCCCTGTGCTAGAGGAAACGTGGGAGTGGTTAGTGGAAAAGCCGACGTTGTTGGAGCGGGTGAAAAAATGGTTTCGCCGTTCTTCTGTATCGGAAGACGATGCGGACATTCTGATCGATGATAAGAACGATATTGTAATGGAAGCCGCCAATATCGATGAACTAAAAGTTTTATTTTTAGAAGACATATTTCATATGCAGCTGAAGTGGGCGAGTTCTACCGTTTGGTATGAATCCAATGTACATCCAAAGTTTTACCATGAAGAAACATTGAAATATTTTTTGCAGCGTTTTCCTGACACGTACTTATGCTTATATAAGCCGGTATTTTTAGTGAAAAGCGCTCCGGTCGAATTGGATGTCCTGTTATTGAGCCCGACGACGACATGGTGCCTCACCTTTGTCGAAGGAGAAGCGGATAATATTATCATTGCGTCCGCAGACCGCTTTTGGACGGAGATGACGAAAAAAGGGGAAAAGAAGCGAATCAATCCAGTCATTTCACTGCAACGGATGGAAAAGATTGTTGTTGGTATATACAAACAATATGATATCGATTTTCCCGTGAAAAAAGCGGTGATCAATCGCTACGGCTATATTGATGGCCATCCTTCGCTTCACCATGTTCAATGCATTGATAAACGAAATTATGAGCGCTGGTTTTCAATGTTAAGGGGATTAACACTCCCGCTAAAGCATGTCCAATTAAAAGCAGCTGCTTCGCTGTTGCGTCATTGCTACAGCCATTACGATATACGAACGGCTTGGAATACGGATGAGGAAAAGGTGTAA
- the thpR gene encoding RNA 2',3'-cyclic phosphodiesterase gives MKQTHYFIAVPIVAAVKKQIAQWKEQIVSSFPFRTWVHEEDYHITLAFLGHVPATKVEEVREKMIEVAARHAPFSLSLSEIHTFGDRTAPRILWQGVEKEEKLWALQRDVHTACIDIGFSLDKRPFTPHITIARKWQGNEAFRLEALKQKPRIAATFSVHDIVLYQTHLDRTPKYEEIASFPLLGK, from the coding sequence ATGAAGCAAACACATTATTTTATCGCTGTTCCGATTGTAGCTGCGGTGAAAAAACAAATTGCCCAATGGAAAGAGCAAATCGTTTCCTCCTTTCCATTCCGCACGTGGGTGCACGAAGAAGATTACCATATTACATTAGCGTTTTTAGGGCATGTTCCAGCGACGAAAGTAGAAGAAGTGCGGGAAAAGATGATCGAGGTGGCGGCGCGCCATGCTCCGTTTTCCTTATCGTTATCGGAAATACATACGTTTGGCGATCGGACAGCGCCGCGTATTTTATGGCAGGGGGTAGAAAAAGAAGAGAAGCTATGGGCGTTGCAACGCGATGTGCATACGGCTTGCATCGACATCGGCTTTTCTTTGGATAAGCGGCCGTTTACGCCGCATATTACCATTGCCCGCAAATGGCAAGGAAATGAGGCGTTTCGCCTAGAGGCGCTGAAGCAGAAACCAAGGATAGCGGCAACTTTTTCCGTTCACGACATCGTTTTATACCAAACACATTTAGATCGAACCCCGAAGTACGAGGAAATCGCTTCGTTTCCGCTTTTGGGAAAATAA
- a CDS encoding MFS transporter has product MEVTLKRGASTGKMLFPLFYFLIFFAFGALFPLLSVYLQEEVGLSGTEIGAIMSISPVTMIFIQPLWGMITDYTRKPVFILTVALLATALIGFAYSFAEDYRWLIVIAALLASVQSAIVPISDSIALHYVQQDGGSYGSIRLWGSIGFAAAVFIGGWLSDHFVFVVIFYLFSFMLIVAAFLAWRLPKQSQAVNAGTLRGVRQLLAIPRFLLLMLATFLIFGPILANNSYFGIFIKQLVGTLTGIGLAFLLAAGSEAPFMKMTDGLIRRFGMIPLFIFAAAVSGLRWLLYFWEPPLVFVYVTTVVQGLSVGLSIPVALQYVRDIAPKHVRATAVSLYSAVGNGLGTWFCTFIGGYILDHYHIGAVYLFFSICTFLGILALVGIHILNKKNRSAGEEG; this is encoded by the coding sequence ATGGAGGTAACGTTAAAACGTGGTGCATCAACTGGAAAGATGTTGTTTCCGCTTTTTTATTTCCTTATATTTTTTGCGTTTGGGGCATTATTTCCGCTTTTGTCTGTCTATTTACAAGAAGAAGTAGGGCTTTCCGGGACGGAAATCGGCGCCATTATGTCGATTAGTCCGGTAACGATGATTTTTATCCAGCCGCTCTGGGGAATGATTACCGATTATACACGCAAGCCGGTTTTTATCCTAACGGTCGCGTTATTGGCCACCGCATTGATCGGATTTGCTTATTCCTTCGCAGAAGACTATCGCTGGCTTATTGTGATTGCTGCATTGCTCGCGTCCGTGCAAAGCGCCATCGTTCCGATTTCCGATAGCATTGCCCTTCATTATGTGCAGCAGGACGGCGGCAGTTACGGATCCATCCGTTTATGGGGATCGATCGGCTTTGCCGCCGCTGTATTCATTGGCGGCTGGCTATCTGATCATTTTGTCTTTGTTGTGATTTTTTATTTGTTTTCGTTTATGCTAATAGTAGCCGCTTTTCTTGCTTGGCGGCTTCCAAAACAGAGCCAGGCGGTAAATGCGGGAACGCTTCGCGGAGTCAGACAGCTGCTTGCCATCCCCCGCTTTTTGCTCTTGATGCTCGCTACGTTTCTCATTTTTGGCCCGATTTTAGCGAATAATTCTTATTTTGGCATCTTCATTAAACAGCTTGTCGGGACACTGACAGGGATTGGACTTGCGTTTTTGCTGGCGGCGGGAAGCGAAGCGCCGTTTATGAAAATGACCGATGGGCTGATCCGCCGCTTTGGCATGATTCCGCTCTTCATCTTTGCTGCGGCAGTGTCAGGATTACGCTGGTTGTTGTATTTTTGGGAACCTCCGCTTGTTTTCGTATATGTGACGACGGTTGTCCAAGGGTTGTCCGTTGGTTTGTCGATCCCGGTGGCGTTGCAATATGTACGCGATATCGCCCCAAAGCATGTGCGGGCGACGGCAGTATCCCTTTATTCGGCTGTCGGAAACGGACTGGGCACCTGGTTTTGCACTTTTATCGGCGGATATATTCTTGACCATTATCATATCGGGGCCGTATATTTATTTTTTAGCATTTGTACATTTTTAGGGATTCTCGCATTAGTTGGCATACATATTCTAAATAAGAAAAATCGTTCTGCAGGTGAAGAAGGATGA
- the pepV gene encoding dipeptidase PepV — MGINWMEEVLKRKEELIQDTQALLRIPSVLDEEDATAEAPLGRAVYEALQFLLRRGQEEGFTAKNLDGLAGHLEMGQGDELIGILCHVDVVPPGDGWSSDPFAAEIRDGKIYARGAIDDKGPTMAAFYAMKIVKELGLPLKKRVRMIIGTDEESNWRCVDHYFKHEEMPTMGFAPDADFPIIYAEKGIVDLDLRQMFTETSEQGGIQLVSFHAGRRYNMVPDFAKAVLKVTKEQKERMIQQYRRFLQEADMKGEAAVEENTITFQLEGISAHAMEPENGKNAGLWLAKWLSSVELDAPAASFIRFVIDYFFADSRGNKLGIAYRDEITGDLTVNVGILSYEGQGGAKIGLNIRYPVTNEIEQTKQKLKSVAEQHGFTIAHFSDSKPHYVEQNHELVRTLQRVYEEQTGEHATLLSIGGGTYARSLKAGVAFGPLFPGRPDVAHQKDEYIIIDDLLKATAIYAQAIYELAK, encoded by the coding sequence GTGGGCATTAACTGGATGGAAGAAGTATTAAAGCGGAAAGAGGAGCTGATTCAAGATACGCAGGCGCTTTTGCGCATTCCGAGCGTTCTGGACGAAGAGGATGCTACAGCGGAGGCACCGCTTGGACGTGCGGTGTACGAGGCTTTGCAGTTTTTATTGCGGCGCGGTCAGGAAGAAGGATTTACAGCCAAAAATCTCGATGGCCTGGCTGGACATTTAGAAATGGGACAAGGCGATGAGCTCATCGGCATATTATGCCATGTCGATGTCGTGCCGCCCGGGGACGGTTGGTCAAGTGATCCGTTTGCGGCGGAAATTCGCGATGGGAAAATATACGCGCGCGGCGCTATCGATGATAAAGGACCGACGATGGCTGCGTTTTATGCGATGAAAATTGTGAAAGAGCTCGGGTTGCCGCTCAAAAAACGGGTGCGCATGATTATCGGGACAGATGAAGAAAGCAACTGGCGCTGCGTCGACCATTATTTCAAGCATGAAGAAATGCCGACGATGGGATTTGCTCCTGATGCGGATTTCCCGATTATTTATGCAGAAAAAGGAATTGTCGACCTCGATTTGCGTCAGATGTTTACCGAAACGAGTGAACAAGGCGGAATTCAGCTTGTGTCATTTCACGCCGGCCGCCGTTACAATATGGTTCCCGATTTTGCCAAGGCGGTGCTAAAGGTGACAAAAGAGCAAAAAGAACGAATGATACAGCAATATCGCCGTTTTCTGCAAGAAGCCGATATGAAAGGGGAGGCGGCGGTAGAAGAGAATACCATCACTTTTCAACTAGAAGGAATTTCCGCCCATGCGATGGAGCCGGAAAATGGGAAAAACGCCGGCTTATGGCTGGCGAAATGGCTTTCGAGTGTCGAGCTGGATGCGCCGGCAGCGTCATTTATCCGTTTTGTGATCGACTATTTCTTTGCCGATTCGCGTGGAAACAAGCTAGGTATTGCCTACCGCGATGAGATTACTGGTGATTTAACGGTGAACGTCGGCATTTTGTCGTATGAGGGGCAAGGCGGTGCGAAAATTGGTTTAAACATCCGCTATCCGGTTACAAATGAAATAGAACAAACAAAGCAAAAACTAAAATCCGTTGCCGAGCAGCACGGTTTTACGATCGCGCATTTCAGCGACTCGAAACCGCATTACGTGGAGCAAAACCATGAGCTTGTACGGACGCTGCAACGCGTGTATGAAGAACAAACTGGTGAACATGCTACATTGCTTTCCATTGGCGGCGGTACCTATGCCCGTTCTTTAAAAGCGGGAGTCGCGTTTGGTCCGCTGTTCCCAGGCCGGCCAGACGTCGCACACCAAAAAGATGAATATATCATCATTGATGATTTGCTGAAAGCAACGGCGATTTATGCACAGGCTATTTATGAATTGGCAAAATGA
- a CDS encoding DeoR family transcriptional regulator: protein MKPSTHRMLTRIKSVYMYISEKGTVTTQELVDEFGTTPRTIQRDLNVLAYNDLVRSPSKGKWTTTNKKVRISS, encoded by the coding sequence TTGAAACCTTCAACACATCGTATGCTAACACGGATTAAATCGGTGTACATGTACATTAGCGAGAAGGGAACCGTAACGACACAGGAGCTTGTTGATGAGTTTGGCACTACCCCAAGAACGATTCAACGTGATTTAAACGTGTTAGCGTATAACGACTTAGTTCGCAGCCCTAGCAAAGGCAAATGGACGACAACCAATAAGAAGGTGCGCATATCTTCTTAA
- a CDS encoding pseudouridine synthase translates to MGLRIDKMLANMGYGTRKEVKKLLKSGVVKIDGMPVKDPKTQVNPGEQVVTVWGEEVEYKEFIYLMMNKPPGVISATEDVLEETVVDLLEEEDRVFSPFPVGRLDKDTEGLLLLTNDGQLAHQLLSPKKHVPKTYFAVIDGEVTEKDVAVFRRGVVLDDGYETKPAELVILKSGLRSDVEVTITEGKFHQVKRMFQAVGKRVIYLKRIQMGPLVLDPSLQVGEYRELTDEEVEKLKNFRP, encoded by the coding sequence TTGGGGCTGCGTATTGATAAAATGCTGGCCAACATGGGATATGGAACAAGGAAAGAAGTAAAAAAATTATTAAAATCAGGCGTTGTAAAAATTGATGGTATGCCTGTCAAAGATCCGAAAACACAAGTCAATCCAGGTGAACAAGTAGTGACGGTATGGGGGGAAGAAGTCGAGTATAAGGAATTTATTTATCTGATGATGAACAAACCGCCGGGAGTCATTTCGGCGACGGAAGATGTGTTGGAAGAAACGGTCGTTGACTTGCTAGAAGAGGAAGACCGCGTGTTTTCGCCATTTCCAGTTGGGCGATTGGATAAAGATACGGAAGGGCTTTTATTGTTAACGAATGACGGCCAATTAGCACATCAGCTGCTTTCGCCAAAAAAACATGTGCCAAAAACGTATTTTGCCGTCATTGACGGTGAAGTAACGGAAAAAGATGTAGCGGTATTTCGCCGCGGCGTTGTGCTAGATGACGGTTACGAAACGAAACCGGCCGAACTGGTGATTTTAAAATCGGGGCTGCGCTCCGATGTAGAGGTAACGATTACAGAAGGAAAGTTTCACCAAGTGAAGCGGATGTTTCAGGCAGTCGGTAAAAGAGTCATTTATTTAAAACGGATTCAAATGGGGCCTCTTGTTCTTGATCCATCGTTACAGGTTGGGGAATATCGCGAATTAACCGATGAAGAGGTGGAAAAGTTAAAGAATTTTCGTCCATGA
- a CDS encoding putative polysaccharide biosynthesis protein, whose product MSTSKLLRGTFILTVGVMLSRVLGLIYVIPFYHLVGEQGGALYGYGYVPYQIFISFATGGLPLAVSKFVSKYNALGEYRIGYVLFRSGLRLMMVTGIVACVVLYTIAPWLAPFVIDERANVNSINDVVTVIRAVSFALIIVPVMSLIRGFFQGHESMGPTALSQVIEQIVRIAFLLIGCYIVLRVLKGSLVTAVSVATFAAFVGALGGLAILIWYWWKRKDYLDDLLERDRGQVTLSLKEMYKELLLYAAPFVFVGLAMPLYQLIDQFTFNHAMASIGLGKMSEHAYSIFNMWAQKIVIIPVTLATSFSLTLIPTITKAYVERDQKSLRKYLNQTFQVLMFLTLPAVVGMALLAEPVYTAFYSHDPLGEQVLRWYAPTAILFALFSVTAAMLQGINQQRFSAVSLTLGLSVKLLLNTFLITKFATIGAILATMSGYFVSVVFNLWIIKKYTNYRYQFVIRRIIFIGILTALMSVFVAIVQLLLKSMLHYHGGTVKSIVIVAISGLVGAGVYFFFSDRSGLLASLFGNRFAFLQRRKEKKAVS is encoded by the coding sequence ATGTCTACTTCGAAATTATTACGTGGGACGTTTATTCTTACAGTTGGTGTCATGCTGTCACGCGTTCTCGGTTTAATTTACGTAATCCCATTTTATCATCTTGTAGGGGAACAAGGCGGCGCGCTTTACGGGTATGGATATGTGCCGTATCAAATTTTCATCAGTTTCGCTACAGGAGGACTGCCATTGGCGGTTTCCAAGTTTGTGTCCAAATATAATGCGTTGGGAGAGTATCGTATCGGTTATGTGCTATTTCGGTCGGGATTACGATTAATGATGGTTACCGGCATCGTTGCTTGTGTTGTTTTATATACCATTGCCCCATGGCTTGCTCCGTTTGTTATTGATGAACGAGCGAATGTCAATTCTATCAATGACGTCGTAACCGTTATTCGCGCAGTGAGTTTTGCGCTTATTATCGTTCCTGTCATGAGTTTAATTCGCGGTTTTTTCCAAGGGCATGAATCGATGGGGCCGACAGCTCTATCACAAGTGATCGAACAAATTGTCCGAATCGCCTTTTTGCTGATCGGTTGTTACATTGTGTTGCGTGTATTGAAAGGATCTCTCGTTACTGCTGTCAGCGTGGCAACATTTGCCGCTTTTGTCGGCGCGCTCGGTGGGCTCGCTATTCTCATTTGGTATTGGTGGAAGCGAAAAGATTATCTGGATGATTTATTAGAGAGAGATCGTGGACAAGTTACGCTTTCTTTGAAAGAAATGTACAAAGAATTATTGCTGTATGCAGCACCGTTCGTTTTTGTTGGACTAGCTATGCCGCTTTACCAGTTAATTGACCAGTTTACATTTAACCATGCGATGGCGAGCATAGGACTTGGAAAAATGTCTGAGCATGCTTATTCCATTTTTAATATGTGGGCGCAGAAAATTGTCATTATTCCTGTAACGCTGGCGACATCATTTAGTTTGACGCTAATTCCGACCATTACAAAGGCGTATGTAGAAAGAGACCAGAAATCATTGCGAAAATATTTAAACCAAACGTTTCAAGTATTAATGTTTTTAACATTGCCTGCGGTTGTTGGCATGGCGCTTCTTGCTGAACCGGTATATACCGCGTTTTACAGCCATGATCCGCTTGGAGAGCAAGTGTTGCGTTGGTATGCGCCAACTGCCATTTTGTTTGCATTGTTTTCCGTGACAGCGGCGATGCTGCAAGGCATTAATCAGCAACGCTTTTCAGCTGTCAGCTTAACGTTGGGACTTTCCGTGAAACTTTTGCTCAATACGTTTCTTATTACAAAATTTGCGACGATTGGTGCGATACTGGCGACGATGTCTGGTTATTTTGTTTCCGTTGTATTTAATTTATGGATTATTAAAAAATACACAAACTACCGATATCAGTTTGTCATACGCCGCATCATTTTTATTGGAATATTAACGGCGCTGATGTCCGTATTTGTTGCAATTGTACAGCTGCTTTTGAAATCGATGCTTCATTATCATGGCGGAACAGTGAAATCCATCGTGATCGTCGCAATTAGCGGGCTTGTCGGCGCGGGGGTGTATTTCTTTTTCAGCGACCGGTCTGGATTGCTTGCTTCGCTATTTGGAAATCGGTTTGCATTTTTGCAACGTAGAAAGGAAAAGAAGGCGGTCTCTTAG